A region of the Ruficoccus amylovorans genome:
TGGCGTGACCTCCTAGAATCGTACCATTGCGTTTGAGACCCTGGCGGGTAGAACCCGACCAGAAGTATGAAACGAAAGAGATACACCGAAGAGCAAATCGTGGCGCTCCTGCGCGAGGCAGACGAAGGCCGCAGCGTGGACGATGTTTGCCGCGAGCACAATGTGAGCAAAGCGAGCTTCCATCGTTGGAAGAGCAAGTACGGACAGATGGAGCTGCGCGATGTGAAGCGTCTGAAGGAGCTTGAGCGCGAGAACGCCGAGCTGAAGAAACTGGTGGCCGACCAGCTTTTGAACATCAAAGTACTGGAGCAGGTAAACGCAAAAAAATGGTAAGCCCGGGGCACAAGCGCGAAGCGGTGCGCGAGGTGGCCGAGTCGGGAACGTGCTCGTTACGGGCCGCCTGTCGGTATCTTCGTCTGCACTGGTCGAGCTTCTGCTACCGGGCTAAAACCGCCACCGACAAGATGGTTCGCCTCGTGCGTGCGATCATCGCGGTGAGCCGGACCAACCCGCGCTACGGTTATCGTCGCGTACGAGCGCTGCTGGCCAACGAAGGCTGGCAGGTCAGCCGCAAGCTGGTACAAAAGGTACGCCGGGCTGAAGGGCTGGGCGTGAAGCCGCCGCGCCCCCGGCAACGGCGTCAGGGCAAGTCCACCGGCAAGATCCCGACCGCGGCGACGCATCCGCGGCACGTGTGGAGTTGGGACTTCGTGGCGGATCGCACCGACAATGGAGCGCCTCTGCGGGTGCTCAGTCTGATCGACGAGTTTACCCGCCAGTGCATCAGCCTGACGGTGGCTCGCGGGCTGAAGTCAGCCGACATCGTCGCGGCCTTGGACAAAGCCATCGCCAAGCACGGTGCTCCCGAGCACATCCGTTCCGACAACGGGCCGGAGTTTATCGCTACGGCGACCAAGGACTACCTGGAATCCAAACGCATCAAAACCCTCTACATCGAGCCGGGCTCGCCCTGGCAAAACCCTCACGTGGAGAGCTTCCACAACCGCCTGCAGGACGAGTGCCTCAAGCAGGAGTGGTTCCTCTCCCTGACCGAAGCGCGCGTCGTCATCGAAAACTGGCGACGCAAATACAACAGCCAGCATCCGCACAGCCGTTTGGGCTTTATATCCCCCGACGCCTTTGCCAAACTCTGGCATCAAACCAAGGCAGTGCTTGGCTCCGTTCGCCCTACGGGCTCACTGCACCAAGCACTCCCGCAAACCATAACCCAACCAACATAATCCTACCCAGCCAGCGTCTCATCGCTCTGGTACGAAAAGTGGGGGCCGACCAGCTCTGTTTAACGAGCGTGCTAAGCTTGGAGAGTGCAGCCTTCCGCGTTCTCTTCTGCTCAAGCAGTTGTTGCCTCTGCTTTTGCAGCTTCTTCTTCTCTTGTGCGATACGTTTCAGTTCCTTGTCGATGTCCATTTTCTATTCAGTGATTATGATTCGATACGAATGTTGAAAATCGCTTCCCAGCCGCCATCTTCCCTGCGGTAAGCGAAGGGATTGCCGGTGATGCCAAAGAAGGCTCTCAGACGTGAAGCTAAGCGTCCCTTGCGTTTCTTGTTACGATGATCGGCATGCTGGCTTCTCCACGTAAATACGCCCATCTCCTCGGCAAAGTGGTAGAGCAATTGCCACTGCTCGTCTGGGGTGAGAGTGTTCCGGTTCACCATCCCCATGTCCTGAAAGGTGTAAGTTTCCCGGACCGAGCCAATAGAAGCCATCACCGTATGACCGTCCCGAAACACCAGAGAAAGATCGTGCCAATCCGCGCCCGACGGTGTCGGAAAAGTGGCCCCCAGCACGGTTGCCCCACCGACGAGCTCCTTTACATTTTGCCAGCGTACCCCTCCGGCTTCGGTCAGAACGGGTTCGTGACCGTTCATTTCCGTGACCTCCTCCAACGGAAGGACTTGTCGCTCCATTCGTGAGAGCAATGACGCGCAATGCCCGCCCATGTAATGACGACTGGTTGGTGTCACCAGAACGAAGCGGTGAATTTCCTCAACGATCAGCAATTGGAGGACTCGCTTCATGGCACACGCATCCTT
Encoded here:
- a CDS encoding transposase, which codes for MKRKRYTEEQIVALLREADEGRSVDDVCREHNVSKASFHRWKSKYGQMELRDVKRLKELERENAELKKLVADQLLNIKVLEQVNAKKW
- a CDS encoding IS3 family transposase, whose product is MVSPGHKREAVREVAESGTCSLRAACRYLRLHWSSFCYRAKTATDKMVRLVRAIIAVSRTNPRYGYRRVRALLANEGWQVSRKLVQKVRRAEGLGVKPPRPRQRRQGKSTGKIPTAATHPRHVWSWDFVADRTDNGAPLRVLSLIDEFTRQCISLTVARGLKSADIVAALDKAIAKHGAPEHIRSDNGPEFIATATKDYLESKRIKTLYIEPGSPWQNPHVESFHNRLQDECLKQEWFLSLTEARVVIENWRRKYNSQHPHSRLGFISPDAFAKLWHQTKAVLGSVRPTGSLHQALPQTITQPT